The following proteins are encoded in a genomic region of Thermococcus pacificus:
- the speE gene encoding polyamine aminopropyltransferase — protein sequence MGYNEQERAFIEWYPRGYGVGFKVTRRLFETQTDYQRLEIYETEGFGKLLVLDGTVQLVEIGEESYHEVLVHPVLLAHPNPKRVLVIGGGDGGTLREVLRHKTVEKATMVEIDDAVVEASYLYLDVAKDLLDRLIKNEEPRAELIIGDGVKYLRESEEKFDAIIVDSTDPVGPAKLLFSEGFYRDAYEKLNDRGLYITQAGSVYLFTNELLDAYRGMKKVFDRVYYFSFPVIGYASPWSFLVGVKGDIDFTKVDLERAKELKLHYYDPERHETLFQMPRYVRKLLEEQGE from the coding sequence ATGGGATACAACGAGCAGGAAAGGGCTTTCATCGAATGGTATCCACGCGGTTATGGGGTTGGCTTCAAGGTCACGAGGAGGCTCTTCGAGACCCAGACCGATTATCAGAGGCTCGAGATCTACGAGACAGAGGGATTCGGCAAACTGCTCGTCCTCGACGGGACGGTCCAGCTCGTGGAGATAGGAGAGGAGAGCTACCACGAGGTTCTCGTGCACCCGGTTCTTCTCGCCCACCCCAATCCGAAGAGGGTGCTCGTAATCGGCGGCGGTGACGGAGGGACGCTCAGGGAGGTTCTGAGACACAAGACCGTTGAGAAGGCAACGATGGTCGAGATAGACGACGCCGTTGTCGAGGCATCCTACCTCTACCTCGACGTTGCCAAAGACCTGCTCGACAGGCTCATAAAGAATGAGGAACCACGGGCCGAGCTCATAATTGGCGACGGAGTGAAGTACCTGCGCGAGAGCGAGGAGAAGTTCGACGCCATAATAGTGGACTCTACCGACCCCGTTGGCCCGGCGAAGCTCCTCTTTTCAGAGGGATTCTACAGGGACGCTTACGAGAAGCTCAACGACAGAGGGCTGTACATCACCCAGGCCGGGAGCGTCTACCTCTTCACCAACGAGCTGCTAGATGCATACAGGGGAATGAAGAAGGTTTTCGACAGGGTTTACTACTTCAGCTTCCCGGTCATCGGCTACGCCTCACCGTGGAGCTTCCTCGTTGGCGTCAAGGGGGACATCGACTTCACGAAGGTCGACCTTGAGAGGGCAAAGGAGCTCAAGCTCCACTACTATGACCCAGAGAGGCACGAGACTCTGTTCCAGATGCCACGCTACGTCAGGAAGCTCCTCGAGGAGCAGGGCGAGTGA
- a CDS encoding DUF7128 family protein, giving the protein MAELKAVVFYDRDGVRYYRCPRCGMLFRDSKEYTRHVNRSHGHLFRK; this is encoded by the coding sequence GTGGCGGAACTGAAGGCGGTTGTCTTCTATGACCGCGACGGTGTCCGCTACTACCGCTGCCCGCGCTGTGGAATGCTCTTCAGGGACTCCAAGGAGTACACAAGACACGTGAACAGGTCCCACGGGCACCTGTTCAGGAAGTGA
- the iorA gene encoding indolepyruvate ferredoxin oxidoreductase subunit alpha, giving the protein MAKVTDMVLWDKPGEKVLLLGNQAIARGALEANIAVYAAYPGTPSSELTDTMAVVAKRAGVYMEYSTNEKVAFETALAAAWSGLRAMTAMKHVGLNVAADTFLSSVGMGVEGGFVIMVADDPSMWSSQNEQDTRVYAKFANVPVLEPSDPHEAKEMTKYAFELSEKFKHFVILRTTTRTSHARGDVILGELPEEIKQAKRKFGKFNKDPSRFVDVPSNARRFHPIVLEKIEKIREELNACPFNWIEGDENAKVGIIAPGLSYAYVKEALHWLGVENVKILKLGTPFPVPYGLLEKFMDGLEKVLIVEELEPVVEEQVKTWAYDRGLRIPIHGKDLVPRVYEMTTRRAVTAIAKFLGLETPLNYEKLDEKYKKALEIVPPRPPSLCPACPHRNSFFAIKKATHSKGIYPSDIGCYTLGLLPPLNAVDTTVAMGGSIGIAHGLEIAQHGSLSEEQRKKEKKIVVATIGDSTFYHTGLPALANAIYNRSNVLVVVLDNLVTAMTGDQPNPSTGQTPHGMGKRIPIEDVAKAMGADFVAVVDPYDIKATYETIKKALEVEGVSVVVSRQVCALYRIGQMRKRGEKWPIYYVDEEACTGCRLCVNAYGCPAIFWDEEKKQARVEPTMCWGCGGCAQICPFGAFKPVEEGEE; this is encoded by the coding sequence ATGGCGAAGGTTACTGACATGGTATTATGGGACAAGCCGGGGGAGAAGGTTCTCCTGCTCGGCAACCAGGCCATAGCCAGGGGTGCACTCGAGGCGAACATAGCGGTCTACGCCGCCTACCCGGGAACCCCGAGCTCCGAACTTACGGACACGATGGCCGTCGTCGCCAAGAGGGCCGGTGTCTACATGGAGTACTCGACCAACGAGAAGGTCGCCTTTGAGACGGCTTTGGCCGCGGCATGGAGCGGCCTCAGGGCAATGACGGCGATGAAGCACGTTGGTCTTAATGTCGCCGCCGATACCTTCCTCAGCTCCGTCGGGATGGGCGTCGAGGGCGGCTTCGTCATAATGGTCGCTGACGACCCGAGCATGTGGAGCAGCCAGAACGAGCAGGACACGCGCGTTTATGCCAAGTTCGCCAACGTCCCGGTCCTCGAGCCGAGCGACCCGCACGAGGCCAAGGAAATGACCAAGTATGCCTTCGAGCTCAGCGAGAAGTTCAAGCACTTCGTAATTCTCAGGACGACCACAAGGACCTCCCACGCGAGGGGCGATGTAATCCTCGGCGAGCTTCCTGAGGAGATAAAGCAGGCAAAGAGAAAGTTCGGAAAGTTCAACAAGGACCCGAGCAGGTTCGTTGACGTCCCCTCAAACGCAAGGCGCTTCCACCCGATAGTGCTGGAGAAGATTGAGAAGATACGCGAGGAGCTCAACGCGTGCCCGTTCAACTGGATTGAAGGAGACGAGAACGCCAAGGTCGGTATAATCGCCCCCGGCCTCAGCTACGCCTACGTCAAGGAGGCCCTCCACTGGCTCGGCGTTGAGAACGTGAAGATTCTTAAGCTCGGAACCCCGTTCCCTGTCCCCTACGGCCTGCTTGAGAAGTTCATGGATGGCCTCGAGAAGGTTCTCATAGTTGAGGAGCTTGAGCCCGTCGTCGAGGAGCAGGTCAAGACATGGGCCTACGACAGGGGGCTGAGGATACCAATACACGGCAAGGACCTCGTGCCGAGGGTTTACGAGATGACCACAAGGAGGGCCGTAACGGCGATAGCCAAGTTCCTTGGCCTCGAGACCCCGCTGAACTACGAGAAGCTCGACGAGAAGTACAAGAAGGCCCTCGAGATAGTCCCGCCGAGGCCCCCCTCACTTTGCCCGGCCTGCCCGCACAGGAACAGCTTCTTCGCTATAAAGAAGGCCACGCACTCAAAGGGCATCTACCCGAGCGACATAGGATGTTACACCCTCGGTCTGCTCCCGCCGCTCAACGCGGTTGACACCACCGTTGCGATGGGCGGCTCGATAGGCATCGCCCACGGTCTCGAGATAGCCCAGCACGGCTCCCTGAGCGAGGAGCAGAGGAAGAAGGAGAAGAAGATAGTTGTCGCCACAATCGGTGACTCGACCTTCTACCACACGGGCCTTCCCGCTCTGGCCAACGCGATATACAACCGCTCCAACGTGCTCGTAGTCGTTCTCGACAACCTCGTTACCGCTATGACCGGTGACCAGCCCAACCCGAGCACCGGCCAGACGCCGCACGGCATGGGTAAGAGGATTCCGATAGAGGACGTCGCCAAAGCGATGGGTGCCGACTTCGTAGCGGTGGTTGACCCCTACGACATAAAGGCAACCTACGAGACCATAAAGAAGGCCCTCGAGGTTGAAGGAGTAAGCGTCGTCGTCTCAAGGCAGGTCTGTGCCCTCTACAGGATAGGCCAGATGAGAAAGAGAGGCGAGAAGTGGCCGATATACTACGTTGACGAAGAGGCATGTACCGGATGCAGGCTCTGTGTGAACGCCTACGGCTGTCCGGCCATCTTCTGGGACGAGGAGAAGAAGCAGGCGAGGGTAGAGCCCACCATGTGCTGGGGCTGCGGTGGATGTGCGCAGATCTGTCCGTTCGGTGCCTTCAAGCCCGTAGAGGAGGGAGAGGAATGA
- a CDS encoding pyruvoyl-dependent arginine decarboxylase yields MSWTTPKRAFMGAATAEGGTKLNAFDNALLKLGIGNVNLVKLSSVIPAHIEWMNEVHDVPIGMLLPTVYAHIESDEPGMTISAALGVGISENNEGGLIYEYSGYCTKEEAEEMVRKMVEEGFAQRGWKLAEFRVASASITVKDKPAAALAVVVMFPY; encoded by the coding sequence ATGAGCTGGACAACTCCGAAGAGAGCATTTATGGGAGCCGCCACCGCTGAGGGCGGCACCAAGCTTAACGCCTTTGACAACGCGCTCCTCAAGCTCGGAATAGGCAACGTCAACCTCGTCAAGCTCAGCAGTGTAATCCCGGCCCACATCGAGTGGATGAACGAGGTTCACGACGTTCCGATAGGAATGCTCCTTCCAACGGTTTACGCCCACATCGAGAGCGACGAGCCCGGTATGACCATCAGCGCGGCCCTTGGAGTCGGCATAAGCGAGAACAACGAGGGCGGTCTTATCTATGAGTACTCCGGCTACTGCACGAAAGAAGAGGCCGAGGAGATGGTCAGGAAGATGGTCGAGGAGGGCTTCGCCCAGCGCGGCTGGAAGCTGGCCGAGTTCAGGGTCGCGAGCGCGAGCATAACCGTGAAAGACAAGCCTGCGGCAGCCCTCGCCGTCGTGGTCATGTTCCCGTACTGA
- a CDS encoding sodium/proline symporter yields the protein MENQTQILTVLVLYLSFLIGFGVYQGRKAKSGKDFSIAGRQLPGWVAALSERATGESAWALLGLPGFAYAAGLSAIWVAIGCVAGIIVAWTVFAGRLRREAEKYDATTFIDYIAKRHADSGKWIRILGSFTVVFFFFFYVGAQFLGGGKTLNALFGIDPKVGMLITALIILPYTVLGGLKSVAYTDTVQAIVMILTLTIAPIVGLAYIASHPDVFAHSVTSALEMSGPEYSSILGGLAGGAALVFVIAEFSWFFGYLGGMPQLSIRFMAIKDEKNAKLARNVGVGWTILAYIGALLIGWIGIAIFGPGGLSDQEQVMPSVMLKLFPPFLAAVFITGAIAAMLSTADSLLILSATELSENLLKPFVYKDDFDPKRSLRLSRISTVALGVIALITAYVVPSNLIYTIVGYTWAGIGDTFSVIVILTLFWKKFHGRAVPPTIVTGLLFTIFWISSGLEEIVSARLMTFIVTAVVAVISTYALKPKEAASTA from the coding sequence ATGGAGAACCAAACCCAAATACTGACGGTTCTGGTTCTGTACCTTTCGTTTTTAATAGGTTTTGGAGTGTACCAGGGACGGAAGGCAAAGAGCGGTAAGGACTTCTCAATAGCCGGCAGACAGCTCCCGGGATGGGTGGCCGCGCTCTCGGAACGTGCCACAGGTGAATCCGCATGGGCCCTTCTCGGCCTTCCAGGATTTGCTTACGCCGCAGGTTTGTCCGCCATCTGGGTCGCGATAGGCTGTGTTGCCGGCATTATAGTGGCGTGGACCGTTTTTGCAGGCAGACTCAGGAGGGAGGCGGAGAAGTACGACGCCACGACATTCATCGACTACATAGCGAAGCGCCACGCTGACTCAGGTAAGTGGATACGAATCCTCGGAAGCTTCACAGTGGTGTTCTTCTTTTTCTTCTACGTCGGAGCCCAGTTCCTCGGTGGCGGAAAGACCCTCAACGCCCTCTTCGGCATTGACCCGAAGGTCGGCATGTTGATAACCGCGCTCATAATCCTGCCGTACACAGTCCTTGGAGGCCTCAAGAGCGTCGCATACACCGACACGGTCCAGGCGATAGTCATGATACTTACCCTCACCATAGCCCCGATAGTCGGTCTCGCCTACATAGCCAGCCATCCGGACGTCTTTGCCCACTCCGTTACCAGCGCCCTTGAGATGTCCGGCCCCGAATACTCATCGATCCTCGGCGGCCTCGCGGGGGGAGCTGCCCTCGTCTTCGTCATAGCGGAGTTCTCCTGGTTCTTCGGCTACCTCGGTGGAATGCCGCAGCTCAGCATAAGGTTCATGGCAATAAAGGACGAGAAGAACGCCAAGCTCGCGAGGAACGTCGGTGTCGGCTGGACCATCCTGGCCTACATCGGCGCGCTCCTCATCGGCTGGATTGGAATAGCCATCTTCGGTCCGGGCGGCCTCTCGGATCAGGAGCAGGTCATGCCGTCCGTGATGCTTAAGCTCTTTCCGCCTTTCCTGGCGGCGGTGTTCATTACGGGGGCCATAGCGGCCATGCTCTCAACGGCCGACTCGTTGCTCATCCTCTCGGCCACCGAACTCTCGGAGAACCTGCTCAAGCCTTTCGTCTACAAGGATGACTTCGACCCGAAGAGGAGCCTCAGGCTCTCGAGGATCAGCACCGTGGCCCTTGGAGTGATAGCGCTTATCACCGCCTACGTCGTCCCCTCGAACCTCATCTACACCATCGTAGGCTACACATGGGCGGGAATAGGAGACACCTTCTCGGTCATAGTCATCCTGACGCTGTTCTGGAAGAAGTTCCACGGAAGGGCAGTTCCGCCGACCATCGTGACGGGTCTGCTGTTCACGATATTCTGGATCAGCTCGGGACTCGAGGAGATTGTCTCAGCGAGGCTCATGACCTTCATCGTCACGGCAGTAGTCGCTGTGATATCGACCTACGCCCTGAAGCCAAAGGAGGCCGCCTCTACCGCTTGA
- a CDS encoding metal-dependent hydrolase, whose product MVKVKFLGHAAFLIEGSKKILVDPFLTGNPKAAAKPEELEADLILVTHAHGDHIGDAVAIAQRTGAKIVAMYDVANYLVENNSGITTIGMNYGPTKVDGVKIVQVPAWHSSSDGKYSIGNACGYIIEIDGVKIYHAGDTFVFSDMALFNELYGPIDVALLPIGGHFTMGPREAAKAVELLKPRKVIPMHYNTWPPIAQDPEEFKRLVGDKAEVVILEPGESLEL is encoded by the coding sequence ATGGTGAAGGTGAAGTTTCTGGGCCACGCTGCCTTTCTGATCGAGGGGAGCAAGAAAATCCTGGTAGACCCGTTCCTCACCGGCAACCCGAAGGCCGCGGCGAAGCCTGAAGAGCTTGAGGCGGACCTCATCCTGGTCACCCACGCCCACGGCGACCACATAGGCGACGCCGTTGCGATAGCCCAGAGGACGGGGGCCAAGATAGTCGCGATGTACGACGTGGCCAACTACCTCGTTGAGAACAACAGTGGGATAACCACGATAGGCATGAACTACGGCCCGACAAAGGTCGACGGGGTCAAGATAGTCCAGGTTCCGGCCTGGCACTCGAGCAGCGACGGCAAGTACAGCATAGGCAACGCCTGTGGCTACATCATCGAGATCGACGGCGTTAAGATTTACCACGCCGGTGACACCTTCGTGTTCTCGGACATGGCCCTCTTCAACGAGCTCTACGGGCCGATCGACGTTGCCCTGCTCCCGATAGGCGGACACTTCACGATGGGGCCGAGGGAAGCTGCCAAGGCCGTCGAGCTCCTGAAGCCCCGGAAGGTAATCCCGATGCACTACAATACCTGGCCGCCGATTGCTCAGGATCCCGAGGAGTTCAAGAGGCTTGTTGGGGACAAAGCGGAGGTTGTTATCCTCGAACCGGGGGAGAGCCTGGAGCTTTGA
- a CDS encoding cell wall-binding repeat-containing protein, producing MVKRAVALTLVVVVLSSFLLPLSSAQEKVWEPQYDLIIVRDDDLIDYIIAIPYAKMLGVPILPVNPTELDPSTIAQLQSYAQFGWNHVLIIGDSQAVSDKVQDELLNIGFVVERIGGAVRTETAAKLALHFYPSGHDTVVLASSSDYGSALAAARWASIRDLPMLLTQEDALSDSTVHALEELHPHLVILMGAGMSKDIQKKLEEMGYQTYWFKENLKIEVPEQPKETNWMTVILAVVASLAVAVPVSFYYAKKKWAANKVPIEVLTEKERIVVKAILEKGGTVKQEDLPELTGYSRPTISRIIQELEKKQLVEREKIGKTFIVKLTKEIIIRD from the coding sequence ATGGTTAAACGGGCCGTTGCTCTGACGCTCGTAGTGGTTGTGTTATCATCTTTCCTGCTTCCCCTCTCCTCAGCTCAGGAGAAGGTGTGGGAACCCCAGTATGACTTGATAATCGTCAGGGACGACGACCTCATAGATTATATAATCGCCATCCCCTATGCGAAGATGCTGGGGGTTCCGATTCTCCCGGTCAACCCCACTGAGCTTGATCCGAGTACTATCGCCCAGCTCCAGAGCTACGCCCAGTTCGGGTGGAACCACGTTCTCATAATAGGCGATTCCCAAGCGGTGAGCGATAAAGTTCAGGACGAGTTGCTCAACATAGGCTTCGTTGTGGAGAGAATCGGCGGTGCGGTCAGAACCGAGACGGCGGCAAAGCTGGCACTCCATTTTTATCCTAGTGGGCATGACACAGTAGTGCTGGCCAGTTCAAGCGATTATGGCTCTGCCCTGGCCGCGGCCAGGTGGGCGAGTATACGTGACCTTCCTATGCTCCTCACGCAGGAGGATGCCCTTTCAGATTCAACGGTCCACGCCCTGGAGGAACTCCATCCCCACTTGGTTATATTGATGGGGGCTGGTATGTCCAAGGACATCCAGAAGAAGCTCGAGGAGATGGGCTACCAGACTTATTGGTTCAAGGAGAACCTCAAGATAGAGGTGCCCGAGCAGCCAAAGGAGACCAATTGGATGACGGTGATACTGGCTGTGGTGGCCTCACTCGCCGTCGCGGTTCCGGTCTCGTTCTACTACGCAAAGAAAAAGTGGGCGGCCAACAAGGTGCCGATAGAGGTGCTCACGGAGAAGGAGCGCATAGTCGTCAAGGCCATCCTTGAAAAAGGGGGAACCGTCAAGCAGGAAGACCTTCCCGAGCTGACGGGATATTCAAGGCCTACTATAAGCAGGATTATTCAGGAGCTCGAGAAGAAGCAGCTCGTCGAGAGGGAAAAGATTGGGAAGACTTTCATAGTGAAGCTCACGAAGGAGATAATTATCAGAGACTGA
- a CDS encoding indolepyruvate oxidoreductase subunit beta: MKEYNIVITGVGGQGVLTAANILGWAALHAGHKVRMGEVHGMSQRFGSVVSYVRFGEEVYGSMVPEGKGDVILAFEPVEALRYINYLKEGGMVVVNTKPIVPVQVSMGKARYPELEEIKRIVEEDFKGKWIGFNAEELAMKAGHVVTTNTVLIGALTQVPEFPLDAEHVREVIRLSVPPKAVDMNMKAFDLGIEAAKKILGL, translated from the coding sequence ATGAAGGAGTACAACATAGTCATCACCGGTGTCGGCGGTCAGGGTGTCCTGACTGCCGCTAACATACTCGGATGGGCCGCGCTTCACGCCGGCCACAAGGTGAGGATGGGTGAGGTTCACGGAATGAGCCAGCGCTTTGGAAGTGTGGTCTCATACGTCCGCTTCGGCGAGGAAGTCTACGGCTCGATGGTCCCCGAGGGCAAGGGCGACGTCATCCTCGCCTTCGAGCCTGTCGAGGCTTTGAGATACATCAACTACCTCAAGGAGGGCGGGATGGTCGTTGTTAACACCAAACCCATAGTTCCGGTCCAGGTCTCGATGGGCAAGGCCCGCTACCCCGAGCTGGAGGAGATAAAGAGGATCGTCGAGGAGGACTTCAAGGGCAAGTGGATAGGCTTCAACGCCGAGGAGCTTGCCATGAAGGCCGGCCATGTGGTCACGACCAATACCGTCCTCATCGGTGCCCTCACGCAGGTCCCGGAGTTCCCGCTCGATGCGGAGCACGTGAGGGAAGTCATAAGGCTCAGCGTCCCGCCGAAGGCCGTCGACATGAACATGAAGGCCTTCGACCTCGGAATCGAGGCCGCCAAGAAGATTCTGGGGCTTTGA
- a CDS encoding cation:proton antiporter translates to MEIIGYVFVIIAFARLLAEVFERLGYPGFLGEITAGMILSAVLVGMPRDQLELMAELGLFFLMISAGLEVTPEELHYAGKTTLPLYGITYAVMFATTLPFTGWSAGSDNVISAAILSIASAPIVLRLKRFFGEDFLHVALSYAVISEVMGLFIVYMVVRFHESPGNYAPILWDIFKDAAFIGGILYVNYLIGIRHKVMLIRFLRRLRSDEAVFGLFMILSTSLAFISEEIGMHFTIGGFLAGLLMHSDLLGTKQYDRLTTIISGVTYGIFAPIFFAWRGLNFETELSFVVVEFFVVIYTVRLLLSALAVRRDSLSKSLVRGAGIASFGVLGLLMGEIGFVSGVLSEHMYAMSSLASVLGIFASATVGRLVNYWSPKKASGAP, encoded by the coding sequence ATGGAAATAATCGGGTACGTCTTCGTGATTATAGCCTTCGCGAGGCTCCTGGCAGAGGTTTTCGAGAGGCTGGGCTACCCTGGTTTCCTGGGCGAGATAACCGCGGGGATGATCCTGAGTGCGGTTCTCGTCGGGATGCCAAGGGATCAGCTGGAGCTCATGGCCGAGCTGGGCCTGTTCTTCCTCATGATATCCGCGGGCCTTGAGGTCACACCGGAGGAGCTCCACTACGCCGGGAAGACGACACTGCCGCTGTACGGGATAACTTACGCCGTCATGTTCGCCACCACGCTTCCCTTTACAGGATGGAGCGCTGGTTCGGACAACGTCATTTCGGCGGCGATACTCTCTATAGCATCCGCCCCGATAGTTCTCCGCCTCAAACGCTTCTTTGGCGAGGATTTTCTCCACGTCGCCCTCTCCTACGCGGTCATAAGCGAGGTCATGGGGCTCTTCATCGTCTACATGGTGGTCAGGTTCCACGAGAGCCCCGGGAACTACGCGCCTATCCTGTGGGACATATTCAAAGACGCCGCCTTCATCGGCGGGATACTCTACGTCAACTACCTTATAGGAATAAGGCACAAGGTGATGCTCATCCGCTTCCTCCGCAGGCTAAGGAGCGACGAGGCTGTCTTTGGACTGTTCATGATACTCTCCACGTCCCTCGCTTTCATAAGTGAGGAGATAGGGATGCACTTCACGATAGGCGGCTTCCTCGCCGGTCTTCTCATGCACAGCGACCTCCTTGGAACCAAGCAATACGACAGGCTAACCACTATCATCAGCGGTGTCACCTACGGCATCTTCGCCCCTATATTCTTCGCCTGGCGTGGTCTGAACTTTGAGACGGAGCTTTCCTTCGTCGTCGTTGAGTTCTTCGTGGTTATCTACACGGTGAGGCTCCTGCTCTCAGCGCTCGCCGTACGGAGGGACAGCCTATCCAAGAGCCTCGTCCGCGGCGCAGGAATAGCGAGCTTCGGCGTGCTCGGCCTTCTGATGGGAGAGATCGGCTTCGTCTCAGGGGTTCTGAGCGAGCACATGTACGCCATGTCCTCCCTCGCGAGCGTCCTCGGCATATTCGCCTCGGCCACGGTTGGGAGGCTCGTGAACTACTGGAGTCCAAAAAAGGCCAGCGGGGCTCCTTAG
- a CDS encoding acetate--CoA ligase family protein — protein sequence MTFDYFFKPKAIAVIGASNDPLKLGYEVFKNLKKYSGGKVYPVNVKDEEVQGVKAYKNVKDIPDEVDLAVVVVPKRFVKQTIIDCGEKGVKGIILITAGFGEVGEEGKREERELVEIAHRYGMRIVGPNCVGIMNTHNDMNATFVMDAKKGDIAFISQSGALGAGIIYKTVKEGIGFSKFVSIGNMADVDFAEFMEYLADTEEDKAIALYIEGLKDGRKFMEVAKRVTQKKPVIVLKAGKSESGARAASSHTGSLAGSYKIYEAAFKQSGVIVAETIDDMLSMARAFTQPLPKGKRVAIMTNAGGPGVLTADAIDKLGLKLADLEEKTIEELRSFLPPMAAVKNPVDMIASARGEDYYRTAKALLQDENVDMLISICVVPTFAGMTPTEHAEGVVKAVKEVNNGKPVLGLFMAGYVSEKAKELLEKNGIPSYERPEDVAAGAYALVEFAKARGVLKEE from the coding sequence ATGACGTTTGACTACTTCTTCAAGCCGAAGGCAATAGCGGTTATCGGCGCATCGAACGATCCCCTCAAACTCGGCTACGAGGTCTTCAAGAACCTCAAGAAATACAGCGGTGGGAAGGTCTATCCCGTCAACGTCAAGGACGAAGAGGTGCAGGGTGTTAAGGCCTACAAGAACGTGAAGGACATCCCCGACGAGGTTGACCTCGCCGTGGTGGTCGTTCCAAAGCGCTTCGTAAAGCAGACGATAATAGACTGCGGTGAGAAGGGCGTCAAGGGAATAATCCTCATCACGGCGGGCTTCGGCGAGGTCGGTGAAGAGGGCAAGAGGGAAGAGCGCGAGCTGGTAGAGATAGCCCACAGGTACGGCATGAGAATAGTCGGCCCGAACTGCGTCGGCATAATGAACACCCACAACGACATGAACGCCACCTTCGTCATGGACGCCAAGAAGGGGGATATAGCCTTCATAAGCCAGAGCGGAGCTTTAGGAGCAGGAATCATCTACAAGACCGTCAAGGAAGGAATCGGCTTCTCGAAGTTCGTGAGCATCGGAAACATGGCAGATGTCGACTTCGCCGAGTTCATGGAATACCTGGCGGACACGGAGGAGGACAAGGCCATAGCGCTCTACATCGAGGGGCTCAAGGACGGAAGGAAGTTCATGGAAGTGGCCAAGCGCGTTACCCAGAAGAAGCCCGTCATAGTCCTCAAGGCAGGGAAGAGCGAGAGCGGTGCCAGAGCCGCTTCAAGCCACACAGGTTCCCTCGCGGGTTCATACAAGATATACGAAGCTGCCTTCAAGCAGAGCGGCGTCATAGTTGCCGAGACGATAGACGACATGCTCAGCATGGCGAGGGCCTTCACACAGCCCCTGCCAAAGGGCAAGCGCGTGGCCATAATGACCAACGCCGGTGGCCCGGGAGTTCTTACAGCTGATGCGATAGACAAGCTCGGCCTTAAGCTGGCGGATCTTGAGGAGAAAACCATTGAGGAACTCCGCTCGTTCCTTCCACCGATGGCTGCAGTTAAGAACCCTGTTGACATGATAGCGTCAGCGAGGGGAGAGGACTACTACCGCACGGCCAAAGCACTTCTCCAGGACGAGAACGTCGACATGCTCATAAGCATCTGCGTCGTCCCGACCTTTGCTGGCATGACGCCAACGGAGCACGCCGAAGGAGTTGTTAAGGCGGTTAAGGAAGTCAACAACGGCAAGCCCGTCCTCGGCCTCTTCATGGCCGGTTACGTCAGCGAGAAGGCCAAAGAACTCCTGGAGAAGAACGGAATTCCGAGCTACGAGAGGCCGGAGGACGTCGCCGCTGGAGCTTACGCTCTGGTTGAGTTTGCGAAGGCAAGGGGAGTTTTGAAGGAGGAGTGA